One region of Termitidicoccus mucosus genomic DNA includes:
- a CDS encoding helix-turn-helix domain-containing protein, translating into MNSTSTAPTTPAPAPAQTRAHPALTDINGLRLSGIFPQGREPSVRTLREWTRTRRIPHHRVGHFVYYDLAEVSAHIRTRLLVPARG; encoded by the coding sequence ATGAACTCCACCTCCACTGCTCCCACCACGCCAGCACCAGCCCCCGCGCAAACGCGCGCGCATCCCGCGCTCACGGACATCAACGGCCTGCGCCTCAGCGGGATTTTCCCGCAGGGGCGCGAGCCGTCCGTGCGCACGCTGCGCGAATGGACGCGCACCCGCCGAATCCCGCATCACCGCGTCGGGCACTTTGTATATTACGACCTTGCCGAGGTCTCCGCGCATATCCGCACCCGGCTGCTCGTGCCCGCGCGCGGATAA
- a CDS encoding DUF4339 domain-containing protein, giving the protein MKYYYADSSNQTAGPVSLDQIRLLAGSGQIPADPMVVPEGGKEWRPLSTLASIAPVPPPPAGSTPPMPNGAAPGKPATPLKLNATLLGDLVAKALAAVTKILNPERINCWLKAARDYGQYAVLAGTALTLVYALYAAIRTNEFRLFGVGVGVVLALTVGQFVAGRFLGAGDKLIANTPSRLSSGAFLECVGLLALLFAAGTLLAGIAACVAARSLIPLVPALVIAALWGVKGGIALHPRMVGVEQEGGGSAGEEAVGLLLFFLKAGLKIVPLAFALLAAAGCVVTLLAFFMRGGVVNSMIPSGLQIVLVPGMEGPSLLLSACLIPLAAYFLFLLACLTLDVIRAILAIPGKLDSLRK; this is encoded by the coding sequence ATGAAATACTACTACGCTGATTCGAGCAACCAGACTGCCGGCCCTGTTTCGCTCGATCAAATCCGCCTGCTCGCCGGTTCTGGACAAATCCCCGCTGATCCGATGGTCGTGCCCGAGGGAGGCAAGGAGTGGCGCCCGCTTTCGACACTCGCCTCCATCGCGCCAGTTCCGCCGCCGCCCGCCGGTTCCACGCCGCCGATGCCGAACGGAGCGGCCCCCGGAAAGCCGGCGACGCCGTTAAAACTCAACGCGACCCTTCTCGGCGATTTGGTGGCCAAGGCGCTTGCGGCCGTGACGAAAATACTGAACCCGGAGCGGATCAATTGCTGGCTGAAGGCGGCGCGCGACTACGGGCAATACGCAGTGCTCGCCGGCACCGCGCTCACGCTGGTGTATGCGCTCTACGCGGCGATTCGCACGAATGAGTTCCGGTTGTTTGGCGTGGGCGTCGGCGTGGTGCTGGCGCTCACGGTGGGGCAGTTTGTGGCGGGCCGGTTTCTCGGCGCGGGAGACAAGCTCATCGCCAACACGCCGAGCCGTTTGTCCTCGGGCGCCTTTCTGGAATGCGTGGGATTGCTTGCGCTGCTGTTCGCGGCGGGGACGCTTCTGGCCGGCATCGCCGCCTGCGTGGCGGCGCGCAGCCTGATTCCGCTGGTGCCGGCGCTGGTCATCGCGGCGCTGTGGGGCGTGAAAGGCGGCATCGCGCTGCACCCGCGCATGGTCGGTGTCGAGCAAGAGGGCGGCGGAAGCGCGGGCGAGGAGGCGGTCGGGCTGCTGTTGTTCTTCCTGAAGGCGGGGCTGAAGATCGTGCCGCTGGCGTTTGCGTTGCTGGCGGCCGCGGGCTGCGTGGTCACGCTGCTGGCGTTTTTCATGCGCGGCGGCGTGGTGAACTCGATGATCCCATCCGGCCTGCAGATTGTGCTCGTGCCGGGCATGGAGGGGCCGTCGCTGCTGTTGAGCGCCTGCCTGATTCCGCTGGCGGCGTATTTCCTGTTTTTGCTGGCCTGCCTGACGCTCGATGTGATTCGCGCGATCCTGGCGATCCCCGGAAAACTGGATTCGCTGCGGAAGTGA
- a CDS encoding DNA glycosylase AlkZ-like family protein yields the protein MRSTRRRSVATLTLTAEAARRFHRRALGLDAPHTDTAAAIAHHGYVQIDPINVCGRMHDLILRNRVANYAEGDLMRHLHGVPPDAPRSAAPLAAEQRTAFEHYLPVRGILVAFATEAWPHLLASMRAREKSAGAWSGRLDADQRRMAARLLDEIARRGPLSSEDIADDARSFNGWSGGWGFGRLARITLDKLFFHGRLLIARRHDARRVYDLPERVLPASVLGAPGPSAGETRRWLAHLGLRQHRLLSLKKHDAALVADLVQPLQVEGCPALFCLREDLPLLDAAASGPDSPGVPFTLPAGAAPLLLAPLDPLIYHRALTRKLWGFDYTWEVYTPPPKRVRGYYALPLLSGTEFVGYVDPKADRAKRKLRVVKRSVRRGHRVAGSIAGLAKFLGLR from the coding sequence ATGCGCTCCACCCGCCGCCGCTCCGTCGCCACGCTCACCCTCACCGCCGAGGCGGCGCGACGTTTTCACCGGCGCGCGCTCGGTCTGGATGCGCCCCACACCGACACCGCCGCGGCCATCGCGCATCACGGCTATGTGCAAATCGACCCGATCAATGTCTGCGGGCGCATGCACGACCTCATCCTGCGCAACCGGGTGGCAAACTATGCCGAGGGCGACCTCATGCGCCATCTCCACGGCGTCCCGCCGGACGCGCCGCGCTCCGCCGCGCCGCTCGCGGCGGAGCAACGCACGGCGTTTGAGCACTACCTGCCCGTGCGCGGCATCCTCGTCGCATTCGCCACCGAGGCCTGGCCGCACCTGCTCGCCTCCATGCGCGCCCGCGAGAAAAGCGCCGGCGCGTGGTCCGGCCGCCTCGATGCAGACCAGCGCCGCATGGCCGCGCGCCTGCTCGACGAAATCGCGCGGCGCGGCCCGCTTTCCTCCGAGGACATCGCGGATGACGCCCGCTCGTTCAACGGCTGGTCGGGTGGCTGGGGTTTTGGCCGACTGGCCAGAATCACCCTCGACAAGCTTTTCTTTCATGGCCGCCTGCTCATCGCCCGCCGCCACGACGCGCGGCGCGTTTATGACCTGCCGGAGCGCGTGTTGCCCGCCTCGGTGCTCGGCGCGCCCGGGCCTTCCGCCGGGGAAACCCGCCGCTGGTTGGCGCATCTCGGCTTGCGCCAGCACCGCCTGCTCTCCCTGAAAAAGCACGACGCCGCGCTGGTCGCCGATCTCGTGCAACCGCTTCAAGTCGAGGGCTGCCCCGCCCTTTTTTGTTTGCGCGAGGATCTGCCGTTGCTCGACGCCGCCGCGTCTGGCCCGGACTCGCCGGGCGTCCCGTTCACGCTCCCCGCCGGGGCCGCGCCGTTGCTGCTCGCGCCGCTCGATCCGCTCATCTATCACCGGGCGCTCACGCGAAAGCTTTGGGGCTTTGACTACACTTGGGAGGTTTACACGCCGCCGCCCAAACGCGTGCGCGGTTATTATGCACTGCCGCTGCTGTCCGGCACCGAGTTTGTGGGGTATGTCGATCCCAAGGCCGACCGCGCGAAACGAAAACTCCGTGTCGTCAAACGCAGCGTGCGCCGCGGCCACCGTGTCGCCGGAAGCATTGCCGGCCTCGCGAAATTCCTCGGCTTGCGCTGA
- a CDS encoding helix-turn-helix domain-containing protein → MPAKASIIKETLHAACNGRDAGIFLLSAQCLREETGERHRLIVMPEMKSEARIDWRNEKSGERGTFTVRGQNVIFIHKQASYALHWKQEALMLCFCAEDEAQPPAKKKPLDKVRHSPLWELARHDCIIMNVIRFLVESGHHTQPACHVSCFGHFCSALGFLLLDALTRGKEKKTAPATMNPERLQHVLDHIDKNLHGKIAVKTLADIACLSRTHFKLLFKASTGMPARDHIFRERIRRAQALLRQGGMRISEVAALSGFCDQSHLDRCFRRFCQCSPRDFAQKYPIITKKSPGIQSKSGKTGHNGGTL, encoded by the coding sequence GTGCCAGCCAAAGCTTCAATAATTAAAGAAACGCTCCATGCCGCATGCAATGGCAGGGATGCCGGCATTTTTCTACTGTCCGCGCAATGCTTGCGTGAAGAAACCGGGGAGCGTCACCGGCTTATTGTGATGCCGGAGATGAAATCCGAGGCGCGAATTGACTGGCGGAACGAAAAAAGCGGAGAACGCGGCACCTTCACCGTTCGCGGACAGAATGTGATTTTTATACACAAACAGGCAAGCTATGCCCTCCATTGGAAACAAGAGGCGCTGATGCTTTGCTTTTGCGCGGAGGATGAGGCGCAACCGCCCGCCAAAAAGAAGCCATTGGACAAGGTGCGGCACAGTCCGTTGTGGGAGCTGGCGCGGCACGATTGCATCATCATGAACGTAATCCGGTTTCTCGTTGAATCCGGTCATCATACGCAACCCGCTTGTCACGTGAGTTGCTTCGGGCATTTTTGCTCCGCCCTGGGTTTCCTCCTGCTTGACGCACTGACGCGCGGAAAGGAAAAGAAAACCGCGCCCGCAACCATGAACCCCGAGCGCCTGCAACACGTTCTGGACCACATTGACAAAAATCTGCACGGGAAGATTGCGGTAAAAACACTGGCGGACATCGCGTGCCTGAGCCGGACCCACTTCAAGCTGTTATTCAAAGCCAGCACCGGCATGCCGGCACGCGATCATATATTCAGGGAACGGATACGCAGGGCGCAGGCATTGCTCCGGCAGGGCGGCATGCGTATCTCCGAGGTGGCCGCCCTTTCCGGCTTTTGCGATCAAAGCCACCTTGACCGTTGTTTTCGCCGCTTCTGTCAGTGCTCGCCAAGGGATTTTGCTCAAAAATATCCAATCATTACTAAAAAAAGCCCGGGCATCCAATCCAAGTCCGGAAAAACCGGGCATAATGGCGGCACACTTTGA
- a CDS encoding tyrosine-type recombinase/integrase: MKQKKSAFTIKPFKNRNGVISFRVAGWLLGERVRKNFKTREDAIAERAALELRLLQSQSNLRGASTFLTEAQLREAEAAFLRLEKARRPLTFYLDYALANYREPEAALKIADAIETYMKARKEDVQQALIGKRQLRNIRLELTEFQRHFPTQTLAEVGTEALHAYIRRDDGALKTQNNRRGVLCAFFNHAVRKEWMTRNPVAKIPRNRIEHNRGSAEALTAERAAQLMAHVESVHGGAFVPFFALCLFAGIRPEGEISKLPACDVRLENSAITIEPWVSKVNMRRLVTIQPNLAAWLKAYPLDEYPVIPPKDKMKNIAKKLTRIRQKFGVGHDVLRHTFISMHVGKFRSMGDTALQAGNSESIIRRHYLNVTTQQEAGAFFAIMPMRAAAPQAKPVPQAASAPEPASDPQNRLAA, from the coding sequence ATGAAACAAAAAAAGTCCGCATTCACCATCAAGCCGTTCAAGAACCGCAACGGCGTGATTTCATTCCGCGTCGCCGGCTGGTTGCTCGGCGAGCGCGTTCGTAAAAACTTCAAGACCCGCGAGGACGCCATTGCCGAGCGCGCCGCGCTGGAACTGCGTCTGCTCCAATCGCAATCCAATCTTCGCGGAGCGAGCACGTTTCTGACCGAGGCGCAGTTGCGCGAGGCGGAGGCCGCGTTTCTCCGGCTGGAGAAGGCGCGGCGTCCGCTCACCTTCTACCTCGACTATGCGCTGGCCAATTACCGCGAGCCCGAGGCCGCGTTGAAAATCGCCGATGCCATCGAAACCTACATGAAGGCGCGCAAGGAGGACGTGCAACAGGCGTTGATAGGCAAACGGCAGTTGCGGAATATCCGGCTGGAGTTGACGGAGTTCCAGCGGCATTTTCCGACGCAGACGCTTGCGGAGGTAGGCACGGAGGCGTTGCACGCCTACATCCGGCGCGACGACGGGGCGCTGAAGACGCAGAACAACCGGCGCGGCGTGCTGTGCGCGTTTTTCAACCACGCGGTGCGCAAGGAATGGATGACGCGCAACCCGGTGGCGAAAATCCCGCGCAACCGCATCGAGCACAATCGCGGCAGCGCCGAGGCGCTCACGGCGGAGCGCGCGGCGCAACTCATGGCGCACGTGGAGAGCGTCCACGGCGGGGCATTCGTGCCGTTTTTCGCGTTGTGCCTGTTTGCCGGCATCCGGCCCGAGGGGGAGATTTCCAAGCTGCCCGCGTGCGACGTGCGGCTGGAAAACAGTGCCATCACCATCGAGCCATGGGTGTCGAAGGTGAATATGCGCCGGCTGGTGACCATCCAGCCGAACCTCGCGGCGTGGCTCAAAGCCTATCCGCTGGACGAATACCCCGTCATTCCGCCCAAGGATAAAATGAAAAATATCGCCAAAAAACTCACGCGCATCCGCCAAAAATTCGGCGTGGGGCACGACGTGTTGCGGCACACGTTTATTTCGATGCATGTTGGAAAATTCCGTTCGATGGGCGACACGGCGTTGCAGGCGGGCAATTCGGAAAGCATCATCCGCCGCCATTACCTGAACGTGACCACCCAGCAGGAGGCCGGGGCATTCTTTGCCATCATGCCGATGCGGGCTGCCGCGCCGCAAGCGAAGCCAGTGCCGCAGGCAGCGAGTGCGCCCGAGCCCGCGTCTGACCCGCAAAACCGGCTCGCCGCATAA
- a CDS encoding PrgI family protein codes for MDTGLRITDTNSANDSKGRALGFEGNDFLYVVIGIVAAIGIFLLLYGMFHASLAAAGGVAIPIFVIPSAWVMLFRRGKPDGYAEDFFDHVFNREGFCFSPDNQNPRGAPAANKRRLF; via the coding sequence ATGGACACCGGACTGCGTATCACCGACACGAACAGCGCGAACGACAGCAAGGGCCGCGCGCTCGGCTTCGAGGGCAACGATTTCTTGTATGTTGTCATCGGCATCGTCGCGGCCATCGGCATTTTTCTTCTTCTCTATGGCATGTTCCACGCGAGCCTCGCGGCAGCGGGTGGCGTTGCGATTCCAATCTTCGTGATCCCCTCCGCATGGGTCATGCTGTTTCGCCGGGGAAAACCAGACGGCTACGCCGAGGATTTTTTCGACCATGTGTTCAACCGCGAGGGGTTTTGTTTTTCGCCCGACAACCAGAACCCGCGCGGCGCGCCCGCCGCGAACAAACGGAGGCTTTTTTAA
- the ccoG gene encoding cytochrome c oxidase accessory protein CcoG, with protein sequence MAAAPKVTLPNRDEVTTIRADGSRRFLYPADARGRFMRARRWSGWLLIVVYLALPWIKVGGYPAVFLDVAERRFHFFGGTLVAQDMWLLFFLIAGLGFTLFLVTSLLGRVWCGWACPQTVFLEHVYRLVERWIEGDALKRRKLAAAPWSAGKVCKLALKHGLFAVFSAAIAHLFLAYFVSIPKLWGMMAGAPVAHGGAFLFIVAFSGILYLNFAWFREQLCIIICPYGRIQSALIDDHSMVIGYDATRGEPRGKVGTEGAGDCIDCHRCVQVCPTGIDIRQGLQIECIGCAACIDACDEVMGRLKRPRGLVRYDSLNGFAGKATRWLRPRTLVYALIMCAGATAAALAFLSVKPAFIGITRMVGSAYVMDAGMVRNQYFVRLVNKAGAPASFTVTVEGLPAGAIVNGFDAPVRLAADGEEQRPLIVQMPLAGYTGGFPVRVRVRDESGRVDISRETKFVGPDPLFLKMTIQPVPPAAASGAADATPPPAAKE encoded by the coding sequence ATGGCTGCCGCCCCGAAAGTCACGTTGCCGAATCGCGACGAGGTCACCACCATCCGCGCCGACGGCTCGCGCCGTTTCCTTTATCCGGCCGATGCGCGCGGGCGTTTCATGCGGGCCCGGCGCTGGTCGGGCTGGCTGTTGATCGTGGTCTATCTCGCGCTGCCGTGGATCAAGGTGGGCGGTTACCCGGCGGTGTTCCTGGACGTGGCCGAGCGGCGGTTTCATTTCTTTGGCGGCACGCTGGTGGCGCAGGACATGTGGCTGCTGTTTTTCCTGATCGCGGGCCTCGGATTCACGTTGTTTCTGGTCACGTCGCTGCTGGGCCGCGTCTGGTGCGGCTGGGCGTGTCCGCAGACGGTTTTTCTGGAACACGTTTACCGGCTGGTCGAGCGCTGGATAGAGGGCGACGCGTTGAAGCGCCGCAAGCTCGCGGCGGCTCCGTGGTCGGCGGGCAAGGTGTGCAAGCTGGCCTTGAAGCACGGGCTGTTCGCGGTGTTTTCGGCGGCGATCGCGCACCTGTTCCTGGCGTATTTCGTCTCGATCCCCAAGCTGTGGGGCATGATGGCGGGGGCGCCGGTGGCGCATGGGGGGGCGTTTTTGTTCATCGTGGCGTTCAGCGGCATTTTGTATCTTAATTTCGCGTGGTTCCGGGAGCAGCTTTGCATCATCATCTGCCCTTACGGGCGCATCCAGTCGGCGCTGATCGACGATCATTCGATGGTGATCGGCTACGATGCGACGCGGGGCGAACCCCGCGGCAAGGTGGGAACGGAGGGGGCGGGAGATTGCATCGACTGCCATCGCTGCGTGCAGGTTTGCCCGACGGGAATCGACATCCGGCAGGGACTCCAGATCGAGTGCATCGGCTGCGCGGCGTGCATCGACGCGTGCGACGAGGTGATGGGCCGGCTGAAGCGGCCGCGCGGGCTGGTGCGCTATGATTCGCTCAACGGTTTCGCGGGCAAGGCCACGCGCTGGCTGCGGCCGCGCACGCTGGTTTACGCGCTCATCATGTGCGCGGGGGCGACGGCGGCGGCGCTGGCGTTTCTGTCGGTAAAGCCCGCGTTCATCGGCATCACGCGCATGGTCGGGTCGGCCTACGTGATGGATGCCGGCATGGTGCGCAACCAGTATTTCGTGCGCCTCGTCAACAAGGCGGGCGCGCCGGCGAGCTTCACGGTGACGGTCGAGGGATTGCCGGCGGGCGCAATCGTGAACGGCTTCGATGCCCCGGTGCGCCTCGCCGCCGATGGGGAGGAGCAGCGCCCGCTCATCGTGCAAATGCCGCTGGCGGGCTACACGGGCGGTTTTCCGGTGCGCGTCCGCGTGCGCGACGAGTCCGGGCGCGTGGATATTTCACGCGAGACCAAGTTTGTCGGCCCCGACCCGCTGTTCCTGAAAATGACGATCCAACCCGTCCCGCCCGCCGCGGCATCCGGCGCGGCGGACGCAACGCCGCCGCCGGCCGCGAAGGAATGA
- a CDS encoding S8 family peptidase, translated as MSKRPPSPIPPLLIAIAFVVAMVVFWMRRDHGEGAAANDAAQTARPAPLPAVPPAPAAGGGEEGILKMDTEFPAGAVPEVRERVGKIISQRDARPGEIIVIFRTARAMREFVARAPSAGAYVIASVEQLFAVRARCLSLDALTGDMLKNARDLELVGGNHLVGIPEPPPADRADRAHHAVGGALLAAIGVNAGTDNSAWGRGVTIAVLDNAVMPDATFAPDRLRILDIGWGAAPGEGARRGHGTSVAALAAGSAPGARGVAPMARVLGIRVVDEEGVGDIFTIAKGIVDAVDEGASIINISLGRRAGDIVTRRAIDYATARGAVLVAAAGNEQSTELSWPAADPRVISVGAVDASGVVARFSNSGPQLQITAPGVAIDSADADGGRAPFSGTSASAPIVAGALAALMSETPGLTASQAWEILRAHASDAGEPGHDPDYGHGVLNLGWAMARSDTARADMAVTAHLYDRARGTVTVVVQNRGGFGIAGAALDIELDGASSTHVFPWIEPGAVATTAIQTPSGMPGDVPAILRTSLRLPAGLVDSVPENNHRSTGIVTLAHGQLEE; from the coding sequence TTGTCCAAACGCCCGCCCAGTCCGATTCCGCCTCTGCTCATCGCCATCGCGTTTGTCGTCGCGATGGTCGTGTTCTGGATGCGCCGCGACCACGGGGAGGGCGCGGCCGCGAACGACGCCGCGCAAACGGCCCGCCCCGCCCCGCTCCCCGCCGTCCCGCCTGCGCCCGCTGCGGGTGGCGGCGAGGAGGGTATTCTTAAAATGGATACAGAATTTCCCGCCGGAGCGGTCCCGGAGGTTCGCGAGCGCGTCGGGAAAATCATCTCGCAGCGCGACGCGCGCCCCGGGGAGATCATCGTCATTTTCAGGACCGCCCGGGCCATGCGCGAATTCGTCGCCCGCGCGCCGTCCGCCGGGGCCTATGTGATCGCAAGCGTTGAGCAGCTCTTCGCCGTGCGCGCGCGCTGCCTGTCGCTCGACGCGCTCACGGGCGACATGCTCAAAAACGCGCGCGACCTCGAACTGGTCGGCGGCAACCATCTCGTCGGGATTCCCGAGCCGCCGCCTGCGGACCGCGCCGACCGCGCGCACCATGCCGTCGGCGGCGCGCTGCTCGCCGCCATCGGCGTCAACGCCGGCACCGACAACTCCGCTTGGGGCCGCGGCGTCACCATCGCGGTGCTCGACAACGCCGTCATGCCCGATGCCACCTTCGCGCCCGACCGTCTGCGCATCCTCGACATCGGCTGGGGGGCCGCGCCCGGCGAGGGCGCCAGGCGCGGGCACGGCACCTCCGTCGCCGCGCTCGCCGCCGGTTCCGCGCCCGGCGCGCGCGGCGTCGCCCCGATGGCCCGCGTGCTCGGCATCCGGGTCGTGGACGAGGAGGGCGTCGGCGATATTTTCACCATCGCAAAGGGCATCGTGGACGCGGTCGATGAAGGCGCGAGCATCATCAACATCAGCCTTGGACGGCGCGCGGGCGACATCGTGACCAGGCGGGCGATTGACTATGCGACCGCGCGCGGCGCCGTGCTCGTCGCCGCGGCCGGCAACGAGCAGTCAACCGAACTCTCCTGGCCCGCCGCCGATCCCCGCGTGATTTCCGTCGGTGCGGTGGACGCTTCCGGCGTCGTGGCGCGTTTTTCCAATTCCGGGCCGCAGCTCCAAATCACCGCGCCCGGCGTCGCCATCGACAGCGCCGACGCCGACGGCGGGCGCGCGCCTTTCAGCGGCACCTCCGCGAGCGCGCCCATCGTCGCCGGCGCGCTCGCCGCGCTCATGTCCGAGACGCCGGGCCTCACCGCCTCGCAGGCGTGGGAAATCTTGCGCGCCCACGCCAGCGACGCCGGAGAACCCGGCCACGACCCCGACTACGGCCACGGTGTGCTCAACCTCGGCTGGGCCATGGCGCGCAGCGACACCGCCCGCGCGGACATGGCTGTCACCGCGCACCTTTACGATCGCGCGCGCGGCACGGTCACGGTGGTGGTGCAAAACCGCGGCGGCTTCGGCATCGCCGGGGCCGCGCTCGACATCGAACTCGACGGCGCGAGTTCGACGCATGTGTTTCCGTGGATCGAGCCCGGCGCCGTCGCCACCACGGCAATCCAGACTCCCTCCGGAATGCCCGGCGACGTCCCGGCAATCCTGCGCACCTCCCTCCGCCTCCCCGCCGGGCTCGTTGACAGCGTCCCGGAAAACAACCACCGCAGCACCGGCATTGTCACCTTGGCGCACGGGCAACTGGAGGAGTGA
- a CDS encoding CBS domain-containing protein: MNTPVAILLSQKGSSVYSVPTSVTVAEAVHVMNQHHVGCVVVMDAGRMTGIFTERDVMSRVVSCGRTPSMTSISDAMTRNPVTVGPRASVEEVLVLFSLHHCRHIPVLDEETDPPGVLGIITVGDVNRWMLGEYGSATAPRRTSIGAG, translated from the coding sequence ATGAATACCCCAGTCGCCATATTATTAAGCCAAAAAGGCTCCAGTGTGTATTCCGTGCCGACATCGGTGACCGTGGCCGAGGCCGTGCATGTTATGAACCAGCACCACGTGGGCTGTGTCGTGGTGATGGATGCCGGAAGGATGACAGGGATTTTCACCGAGCGCGATGTGATGAGCCGCGTGGTTTCCTGTGGCCGGACGCCGAGCATGACCTCCATCAGCGATGCGATGACGCGCAATCCGGTGACAGTCGGGCCGCGCGCTTCGGTCGAGGAGGTGCTGGTGCTTTTCAGCCTGCACCATTGCCGTCACATCCCGGTGCTGGACGAAGAGACCGATCCGCCCGGCGTGCTGGGCATAATCACAGTCGGCGATGTGAATCGCTGGATGCTCGGCGAATATGGTTCCGCCACCGCGCCCCGCCGGACTTCAATCGGGGCGGGGTAG
- the rpe gene encoding ribulose-phosphate 3-epimerase gives MHAPILAPSILAGDHSDLASSAAIVAATGLEWLHLDIMDGHFVPNLSFGPQTVAALRKKSKLFFDVHLMLDEPHRYVEAFAKAGANLISIHIEPAYDYAATLARIKELGCRRGIVLNPGTPAGAVKPFLAQVDLVLAMTVQPGFGGQSFRADVLPKIAQIDAWRREAALDFRLEVDGGIDLKTAADCRNAGTDTFVAGTSFFNAADRAAYAAAIAKL, from the coding sequence ATGCACGCGCCCATTCTCGCCCCCTCGATTCTTGCCGGAGACCACTCGGATCTCGCGTCCAGCGCAGCCATCGTCGCCGCGACCGGCCTCGAATGGCTGCACCTCGACATCATGGACGGGCATTTCGTGCCTAACCTTTCCTTCGGCCCGCAAACCGTCGCCGCCCTGCGCAAGAAATCGAAGCTTTTTTTCGATGTGCATCTCATGCTCGACGAGCCGCACCGCTATGTCGAGGCCTTCGCCAAGGCCGGGGCCAACCTCATCAGCATCCACATCGAGCCCGCTTACGATTACGCGGCCACGCTCGCGCGCATCAAGGAGCTCGGCTGCCGGCGCGGCATCGTGCTCAATCCCGGCACGCCGGCCGGGGCCGTCAAACCGTTCCTCGCGCAAGTCGATCTCGTGCTGGCCATGACCGTGCAGCCCGGCTTCGGCGGGCAATCCTTCCGCGCCGACGTGCTCCCGAAAATCGCGCAGATCGACGCCTGGCGCCGCGAAGCCGCACTCGATTTCCGGCTGGAAGTGGACGGCGGCATCGACTTGAAAACGGCCGCCGACTGCCGTAATGCCGGTACGGATACATTCGTGGCCGGCACGTCGTTTTTCAACGCGGCCGACCGCGCCGCCTACGCCGCGGCCATCGCGAAACTGTAA